The Syngnathus typhle isolate RoL2023-S1 ecotype Sweden linkage group LG11, RoL_Styp_1.0, whole genome shotgun sequence genome contains a region encoding:
- the adamts9 gene encoding A disintegrin and metalloproteinase with thrombospondin motifs 9: protein MHVLFWGLGFLLFPDLLSADASTGTLLLNPSTVKGDIGPYEIVTPVRVDGTGDKLPSSAHFKRKRRSLDEKSDNITEHWASPNIHYRISAFGQNYHLNLTLDSEFIAPLYTVTILGVPRGDNVEEEDTELRHCFYKGQVNAKSEHAAIISLCSGLFGTFRSPEGEYFVEPLHNYQGKHYEEEHTKPHIVYKKSAPEKEKSGDSSACDTSELKHRHKRHKLRRKPTDGAALDRVFVPRTGILSDVELLSGRLNGDALHKSHSSSIVGAKTANESSSDDSKPHKRSKRFLSFPRFVEVMLVADSKMVDHHGGNLQHYILTLMSIVSSIYKDPSIGNLINIVIVKLVIINNEQDGPLVSFNAQTTLKNFCIWQHGQNVLDDNHHSHHDTAILITRQDICRARDKCDTLGLAELGTVCDPYRSCSISEDNGLSTAFTIAHELGHVFNMPHDDSNKCKEDGVKIQQHVMAPTLNYNTNPWMWSKCSRKYITEFLDTGYGECLLDEPVSRPYGLSQQLPGWVYNVNKQCELIFGPGTQVCPYMTQCRRLWCTSPEGAQRGCRTQHMPWADGTDCSPGKHCKHGLCITKEHDATPVEGAWGVWSPFGTCSRTCGGGIKIAERECNRPVPRNGGMYCVGRRMKFRSCNSEPCSKQKKDFREEQCAAFDGRHFNINGLPPNVRWVPKYSGILMKDRCKLFCRVAGSTVYYQLRDRVTDGTPCGPDTNDICVQGLCRQAGCDHVLNSKARRDKCGVCGGDNSSCKTVANTFNIVRYGYNEVVRIPSGATNIDVRQHSYSGKPEDDNYLAISNSRGEFLLNGEFVVSMFKREIKVGNAVIEYSGSDHVIERINCTERIEEEIVVQVLSVGNLYNPDVRYSFNIPIEDRPQQFFWDAYGPWQECSRLCQGERKRKVLCSRESDRVVVSDQRCHGIPRPMVTPEACNTECELRWHVARKSECTAQCGVGYRTLDIFCAKISHPDGKNQKVDDRYCSGQRKPDDKEACHGDCNPGGWEYSSWSECSKSCGGGTRRRGAVCRKAAGAEGDDSKCSQRDKMAVQPCNEFLCPQWNTEDWSECLVTCGKGYKHRRTWCQFGEDRLDDRFCGSSKPDSVQTCQQQECASWQVGPWGQCTTSCGLGYQMRAVKCVVGSYGAVMEDTECNAATRPTDTQDCELAQCPNSQPVSPGTKVPSHQGHKTQWRFGSWTQCSASCGKGTRMRYVSCRDNHGGVADESACAQLPKPPAREVCSVVACGQWKVLEWTLCSVTCGQGKTTRQAVCVNFSDQEVNASECDPDDRPSTEQDCAMSQCTSHSSDSRPLPSSPNNRARNIIPQSQSHQWRTGPWGACSSTCAGGFQRRVVVCQDENGYPANSCEDRSRPSEQRSCESGPCPQWIYGNWGECNKPCGGGIKTRLVVCQRPNGERFNDLSCEIHDKPPDREQCNTQPCPSSPHWSTDPWSSCSASCGKGFKSRKVRCLNSSGRSVEDDNCQHLSPKPRNKRRCRGGRCPKWKTGSWEECSASCGDGIQRREVMCHTGTRRSPLESDCPERSRPPSSQSCHVAECPSRYQWREGDWQACSKSCGSGHRRRDLQCVDEHKRDVHEMYCVNQIKPPDIESCNAQACEFVWITGEWTECSVSCGQGYRQRLISCSEVHMEKDNYEYGHQSLSNCPGTPPERYKPCHLESCAPLHEWRVGTWGPCSASCGDGVMERAVQCVKADGQRSKKCSLDAMPEARKVCRNLSCHLPTSCQDIQHMKGVLTDGDHLLNIQGNTLKVYCAGMQTENPREYITLTTGEGENFSEIFAFRLNDPSQCPSNQSRREDCDCRRDYAASGFTTFSKVRLDLIKMNIITTDWQFSLTPEGNRVPFGTAGDCYSASQCPQGRFSIDLSGTGFKVAADTLWTSQGNYAVADIRKSQDGSRVLGTCGGYCGKCTPASSSLLHITVA from the exons ATGCATGTGCTCTTTTGGGGCTTGGGATTCCTGCTATTCCCTGATTTATTATCGGCAGACGCATCCACGGGGACACTGCTCTTGAATCCAAGCACAG TAAAAGGGGACATTGGCCCCTATGAGATTGTCACACCGGTGCGAGTGGACGGAACCGGTGACAAGTTGCCGAGCAGCGCGCACTTCAAGAGGAAACGGCGAAGTTTGGACGAGAAGAGCGACAATATTACGGAGCACTGGGCGTCTCCAAATATCCATTACAGGATTTCTGCTTTCGGACAGAACTATCACCTCAACCTTACATTGGACTCGGAATTTATCGCCCCGCTATACACTGTGACAATACTTGGAGTACCTAGAGGAGATAacgtggaggaggaggacacagAGTTGAGGCACTGCTTCTATAAAGGACAAGTAAATGCTAAATCAGAGCACGCCGCAATCATCAGTTTATGCTCCGGACTG TTTGGTACCTTCAGATCTCCAGAAGGGGAATATTTTGTCGAGCCCCTTCACAACTACCAAGGAAAACATTATGAAGAGGAACACACAAAACCTCATATTGTGTACAAGAAGAGTGCACCTGAAAAAGAGAAATCTGGGGACAGCTCAGCTTGTGACACTTCAG AACTCAAACACAGGCATAAGAGGCACAAGCTGAGAAGAAAGCCAACAGATGGGGCGGCCTTGGACAGAGTGTTTGTTCCCAGGACTGGAATATTGAGTGATGTGGAGTTACTAAGTGGGCGCCTGAACGGGGATGCCTTGCACAAATCACACAGCAGCAGCATTGTAGGCGCAAAAACTGCAAATGAAAGCAGCAGCGATGACTCGAAACCTCACAAGCGCTCCAAGCGCTTCCTCTCCTTCCCGCGCTTTGTTGAAGTCATGTTGGTGGCCGACAGCAAAATGGTGGACCATCACGGAGGCAACCTGCAGCACTACATCCTCACCTTAATGTCCATC gtGTCTTCCATCTACAAGGACCCCAGCATTGGCAATCTAATTAACATAGTGATTGTGAAGTTAGTCATTATAAACAACGAGCAG gatgGTCCCCTTGTTTCATTTAACGCACAGACCACTTTGAAGAATTTCTGCATTTGGCAGCATGGCCAAAATGTCTTGGATGATAACCACCACTCACACCATGATACTGCCATTCTTATTACAAG ACAAGACATCTGCAGAGCGAGGGACAAATGTGACACTTTAG GACTGGCAGAGTTGGGCACTGTGTGCGATCCGTACAGGAGCTGCAGCATTAGCGAAGACAACGGCCTGAGCACGGCGTTCACCATCGCTCATGAACTTGGCCACGT GTTCAACATGCCTCACGATGACAGCAATAAATGTAAGGAGGACGGCGTTAAGATCCAGCAACACGTAATGGCTCCCACACTCAACTACAACACAAATCCTTGGATGTGGTCCAAGTGCAGCAGGAAGTACATCACAGAGTTCCTTGA CACAGGCTATGGCGAGTGCTTGCTCGACGAGCCCGTTTCTCGGCCATACGGTCTTTCGCAGCAGCTGCCTGGATGGGTATATAATGTCAACAAACAGTGTGAATTGATATTTGGGCCAGGAACACAGGTGTGCCCTTATATG ACCCAATGTCGAAGGCTGTGGTGCACCAGCCCGGAGGGCGCCCAGAGGGGCTGCAGGACACAACACATGCCGTGGGCTGACGGCACTGATTGCTCCCCAGGAAAG CACTGCAAACACGGGCTGTGTATAACCAAAGAGCATGACGCCACACCTGTGGAGGGCGCGTGGGGAGTTTGGAGCCCTTTCGGTACCTGCTCTCGGACGTGCGGCGGCGGCATCAAGATCGCCGAGCGCGAATGCAACCGACCCGT GCCAAGGAATGGAGGGATGTACTGTGTCGGTCGCCGGATGAAGTTCCGTTCCTGTAACTCTGAGCCGTGCTCCAAGCAGAAGAAGGACTTCAGAGAGGAGCAGTGCGCCGCTTTTGACGGCAGGCATTTCAACATCAACGGTCTACCTCCTAATGTTCGCTGGGTGCCCAAATACAGTGGAA TCCTGATGAAGGACAGATGTAAGCTGTTCTGCAGGGTAGCAGGTAGCACCGTCTACTATCAGCTCAGGGACCGGGTCACCGACGGCACGCCGTGCGGACCCGATACCAATGACATCTGCGTCCAAGGCTTGTGCAGG CAAGCTGGCTGTGACCACGTATTAAACTCCAAAGCCAGACGAGACAAGTgcggtgtgtgtggtggtgacaATTCTTCTTGTAAAACTGTGGCAAACACTTTCAACATTGTACGCTATg GCTACAATGAAGTTGTGCGGATACCCAGTGGTGCTACAAACATTGATGTTCGTCAACACAGCTACTCAGGGAAACCGGAGGATGACAATTACCTCG CCATATCAAATAGTCGTGGAGAATTCCTGCTTAATGGAGAGTTTGTAGTCAGCATGTTTAAAAGGGAAATTAAAGTCGGAAACGCCGTCATCGAGTACAGTGGCTCTGACCATGTTATTGAGAGGATTAATTGTACCGAGCGCATCGAAGAGGAGATCGTCGTCCAG GTGCTGTCTGTGGGGAACCTTTACAACCCAGATGTCAGATATTCCTTCAACATCCCCATAGAGGATAGACCTCAGCAGTTCTTCTGGGATGCCTATGGTCCGTGGCAGGAGTGCAGCCGTCTGTGCCAAG GAGAGAGGAAGAGAAAAGTTCTCTGTAGCAGAGAGTCTGACAGGGTGGTGGTTTCAGACCAGAGGTGTCATGGTATACCAAGACCGATGGTCACGCCTGAGGCCTGCAACACTGAATGTGAACTGAG GTGGCATGTGGCTCGAAAGAGTGAATGCACTGCTCAGTGTGGTGTCGGATATCGCACTTTGGACATATTCTGTGCTAAAATCAGCCACCCAGACGGAAAGAACCAAAAAGTTGACGATCGCTATTGCAGCGGGCAGCGCAAACCTGACGACaaggaagcttgtcatggagATTGTAATCCCGGAGGCTGGGAGTATTCGTCCTGGTCCGAG TGCTCAAAGAGTTGTGGTGGAGGCACCCGCCGAAGAGGGGCAGTGTGTCGAAAGGCAGCGGGGGCTGAGGGCGATGACAGCAAGTGCAGTCAACGAGACAAGATGGCCGTCCAACCCTGCAATGAATTCCTCTGTCCACAATGGAACACCGAAGACTGGTCGGAG TGCCTTGTAACGTGCGGGAAAGGCTATAAGCACCGCCGGACGTGGTGTCAGTTTGGTGAGGACCGTCTAGATGACCGCTTCTGCGGTTCATCAAAGCCCGACTCGGTCCAGACGTGTCAGCAGCAGGAGTGTGCCTCTTGGCAAGTCGGACCTTGGGGACAG TGCACTACCTCATGTGGACTTGGGTACCAGATGCGAGCTGTGAAGTGTGTGGTTGGATCTTACGGTGCTGTCATGGAAGACACCGAATGTAATGCTGCCACCCGGCCCACTGACACCCAG GACTGTGAACTAGCCCAGTGTCCAAACAGCCAACCTGTTTCCCCAGGGACCAAAGTCCCGTCCCATCAAGGCCACAAAACCCAGTGGCGCTTTGGTTCGTGGACCCAG TGCAGCGCCAGCTGCGGCAAAGGGACCCGTATGCGTTATGTCAGTTGTCGTGACAACCACGGCGGTGTGGCAGATGAGTCGGCGTGTGCTCAACTCCCAAAACCTCCTGCCAGAGAAGTGTGCTCCGTCGTGGCATGTGGACAGTGGAAAGTTTTAGAGTGGACTTTG TGTTCAGTAACCTGCGGTCAGGGGAAGACAACACGACAAGCGGTCTGTGTCAACTTCAGTGACCAAGAAGTCAACGCCAGCGAGTGCGACCCAGACGATCGGCCGAGCACAGAACAAGACTGCGCCATGTCTCAATGCACGTCCCACTCCAGTGATTCCAGACCTCTTCCATCCTCACCAAACAACAGGGCCAGGAACATCATTCCTCAAAGCCAATCCCACCAATGGCGGACTGGGCCCTGGGGCGCG TGCTCCAGCACATGTGCGGGAGGTTTCCAGCGGCGGGTCGTAGTGTGCCAGGATGAGAACGGCTACCCTGCCAACAGCTGTGAGGATCGCAGCCGGCCCAGTGAGCAGCGATCCTGTGAGTCGGGGCCATGTCCGCAGTGGATCTATGGCAACTGGGGAGAG TGCAACAAACCATGCGGAGGCGGGATAAAGACGAGACTGGTGGTATGTCAACGTCCAAACGGTGAGCGTTTCAATGATCTGAGCTGCGAGATCCACGACAAGCCACCGGATCGGGAGCAGTGCAATACTCAGCCGTGCCCGTCTAGCCCTCACTGGAGCACAGACCCATGGAGCTCG TGCTCTGCCTCTTGTGGAAAAGGCTTCAAGTCCCGCAAGGTGCGCTGTTTGAACAGCTCAGGTCGCTCTGTTGAAGATGACAACTGCCAGCATTTGAGCCCCAAACCCCGAAACAAGAGGCGCTGCAGAGGCGGCCGCTGTCCGAAGTGGAAGACCGGCAGTTGGGAGGAG TGCTCAGCATCCTGCGGTGACGGTATCCAGCGGCGGGAGGTGATGTGCCACACTGGTACCCGAAGGAGCCCGCTTGAGTCCGACTGCCCCGAGCGCTCCCGCCCGCCGTCCAGTCAAAGCTGTCACGTTGCTGAATGTCCCTCACGCTACCAGTGGAGAGAAGGAGACTGGCAGGCG TGCAGTAAATCTTGTGGATCGGGCCACAGAAGACGAGACTTACAATGCGTGGACGAGCACAAGCGTGATGTCCATGAAATGTACTGTGTGAACCAAATCAAACCTCCAGATATCGAAAGCTGCAACGCACAAGCCTGTGAGTTTGTCTGGATCACAGGAGAATGGACTGAG TGTTCAGTCAGCTGTGGCCAGGGCTACCGCCAGCGTCTGATCTCCTGCAGTGAGGTACACATGGAGAAAGATAATTATGAGTATGGTCATCAGTCTCTTTCCAACTGTCCTGGGACGCCCCCTGAGAGGTACAAGCCTTGTCACCTGGAGTCTTGTGCACCTCTGCATGAGTGGAGGGTTGGAACATGGGGACCT TGCTCAGCAAGCTGTGGAGATGGAGTGATGGAGAGGGCCGTGCAGTGTGTGAAAGCAGATGGCCAGCGAAGTAAAAAATGCTCACTCGATGCCATGCCAGAAGCCAGGAAAGTCTGCAGAAACCTGAGCT GCCATTTGCCTACAAGCTGCCAGGATATCCAGCACATGAAAGGTGTTTTAACAGATGGTGACCATTTACTGAATATTCAAGGAAATACTCTcaag GTCTACTGTGCAGGAATGCAGACAGAGAATCCACGGGAATATATCACCTTGACAACAGGAGAGGGGGAAAATTTTTCGGAGATCTTTGCCTTCAG GCTCAATGACCCTTCCCAGTGTCCATCCAACCAGTCCAGAAGAGAAGACTGCGACTGTCGGAGGGACTACGCCGCTTCCGGCTTCACCACCTTCTCCAAGGTCCGCCTGGACCTGATCAAGATGAACATCATCA CTACAGATTGGCAATTTTCATTGACCCCTGAAGGCAACCGGGTTCCATTTGGCACAGCGGGGGACTGCTACAGCGCCTCCCAGTGCCCACAG GGGCGCTTCAGCATTGACCTTTCCGGAACAGGTTTTAAAGTGGCTGCAGACACCTTGTGGACCTCCCAAGGCAATTATGCTGTGGCTGATATAAGGAAATCTCAG GATGGCAGCAGAGTGTTAGGAACATGTGGAGGCTACTGTGGCAAATGTACTCCAGCATCATCTTCTCTTCTCCACATTACAGTGGCCTAG